One part of the Vicia villosa cultivar HV-30 ecotype Madison, WI linkage group LG6, Vvil1.0, whole genome shotgun sequence genome encodes these proteins:
- the LOC131610108 gene encoding transcription factor EMB1444-like isoform X1 — MGSNLHQLLRSLCFNTHWNYAIFWKLKHCAPNPMILTLEDAYCDNSDYFDASENKTLEQIKGGKFSHEALGLAVAKMSYNVYSLGEGVVGQVAVTGKHRWICADDQVTSSDLSFEFTDLWQTQFSAGIRTIVVVSVVPLGVVQLGSLIKVNEDMGVINHIRNLFLFTQDYSIDHIPSQIQHSLKSSSSHQDILMEKSSSDIMPACMTNETVDVLMPLQCSGRNSATNSAYWEMGDDVIKHEIPELNSDVSPILLQSTFDMINVKHQEFGEIRPLSARECAGGSDGHKNMRLESEQNLSSFLNNSLINNDGVSDLIHHSEKSRVDSACFPTDFLEAYVSESDKSHKHCKKSEFWTVPCGKDTSYTQLSFPAGCELHEALGPASLKGSKYLDSLAQVNQDVKIMDMPDTVNTSQSTPEHLLEAMVANICHSSNNDVNSESSFYRSKQSAISSGKKPEVSIQNVTVNPESYSIDHPSLFREEKHHCLSSSSGVCGVMSSQGISSLCPSACSEQLERSSEPSKNIKKRARPGESCRPRPRDRQLIQDRIKELRELVPNGAKCSIDSLLERSIKHMLFLQSITKHADKLTKFADSKSKLHHVEADILGSSSSEQGSSWAMEVGGHLKVHSILVENLSKNGQMLVEMLCEEWSHFLEIAEAIRSLGLTIVKGATKTRDDKMLICFIVEVENNKNVHRLDILWPLVQILQSKSTAATVTG; from the exons ATGGGTAGCAATTTGCATCAACTACTCAGAAGTCTTTGTTTCAATACTCATTGGAATTATGCTATATTTTGGAAGCTCAAGCATTGTGCTCCAAATCCAAT GATCTTAACATTGGAGGATGCTTACTGTGACAATTCGGATTATTTTGACGCTTCAGAAAATAAGACCTTGGAACAGATTAAGGGTGGGAAATTTTCACATGAAGCTTTGGGGTTAGCTGTGGCAAAAATGTCGTATAATGTTTACTCATTAGGGGAAGG TGTTGTTGGACAGGTAGCTGTTACTGGAAAACATCGGTGGATCTGTGCAGATGATCAAGTTACAAGTTCTGACTTGTCTTTTGAG TTTACTGATTTGTGGCAAACACAGTTTTCTGCTGGAATTAGG ACAATTGTTGTTGTGTCTGTAGTCCCACTCGGCGTTGTTCAGCTTGGATCTCTAATAAAA GTGAATGAAGATATGGGAGTTATTAATCATATAAGAAACCTTTTTTTGTTTACTCAAGATTACTCAATAGACCACATTCCTAGTCAAATACAACATAGTTTGAAGAGCTCTTCATCTCAT cAGGATATTTTGATGGAAAAATCATCTTCAGATATTATGCCTGCATGCATGACGAATGAAACAGTGGATGTTTTGATGCCCCTTCAATGTTCTGGGAGGAACAGTGCAACTAATTCTGCTTATTGGGAAATGGGTGATGATGTGATCAAGCACGAAATACCCGAGCTCAATAGTGATGTGAGTCCCATTTTGCTTCAGTCGACGTTTGATATGATTAACGTGAAGCATCAGGAATTTGGAGAGATAAGGCCTCTAAGTGCGAGGGAGTGTGCAGGGGGCAGTGATGGCCACAAAAATATGAGATTAGAATCGGAACAAAATTTATCATCATTTTTGAACAATTCTCTTATAAATAATGATGGCGTCAGCGATTTGATACACCATTCAGAAAAGTCCAGAGTTGATTCTGCATGCTTTCCTACAGATTTTCTAGAAGCATATGTTTCAGAAAGTGACAAATCTCATAAACACTGCAAAAAGTCAGAGTTTTGGACTGTGCCTTGTGGCAAGGATACCTCCTATACACAGTTGAGTTTTCCGGCTGGCTGTGAACTACACGAAGCACTTGGACCAGCATCTTTGAAAGGGAGCAAATATTTGGATTCGCTGGCACAGGTTAATCAAGATGTGAAAATTATGGATATGCCAGACACAGTTAACACTAGTCAATCAACTCCAGAGCATCTTTTGGAAGCAATGGTGGCCAATATTTGTCACAGTAGTAATAATGATGTTAATAGTGAATCATCATTTTATAGATCAAAGCAATCTGCAATAAGTTCTGGCAAAAAACCTGAAGTTTCTATTCAAAATGTGACTGTTAATCCAGAAAGCTATTCAATAGATCATCCTTCTCTTTTCAGAGAGGAAAAACACCATTGTTTGAGCTCATCGTCAGGGGTATGTGGTGTTATGTCATCTCAAGGCATTTCATCTCTATGTCCTAGTGCTTGTAGTGAACAACTCGAAAGGTCATCTGAACCATCtaagaacatcaaaaagagagCTAGACCTGGAGAAAGTTGCAGACCTCGGCCAAGAGACAGGCAACTGATCCAAGATCGAATTAAGGAGCTGAGAGAGTTGGTTCCAAATGGTGCAAAG TGCAGTATTGATTCACTACTGGAGCGCTCGATAAAGCACATGCTCTTTCTGCAAAGCATAACTAAGCATGCTGACAAGCTAACAAAATTCGCTGATTCTAAATCAAAG TTGCATCATGTGGAAGCAGACATTCTTGGATCCTCTAGTAGTGAGCAGGGTTCAAGTTGGGCAATGGAGGTAGGGGGTCATCTAAAAGTTCATTCAATATTAGTGGAGAATCTTAGCAAGAACGGACAGATGCTTGTTGAG ATGCTATGTGAAGAATGGAGCCATTTTCTTGAAA
- the LOC131610108 gene encoding transcription factor EMB1444-like isoform X2, with the protein MGSNLHQLLRSLCFNTHWNYAIFWKLKHCAPNPMILTLEDAYCDNSDYFDASENKTLEQIKGGKFSHEALGLAVAKMSYNVYSLGEGVVGQVAVTGKHRWICADDQVTSSDLSFEFTDLWQTQFSAGIRTIVVVSVVPLGVVQLGSLIKVNEDMGVINHIRNLFLFTQDYSIDHIPSQIQHSLKSSSSHDILMEKSSSDIMPACMTNETVDVLMPLQCSGRNSATNSAYWEMGDDVIKHEIPELNSDVSPILLQSTFDMINVKHQEFGEIRPLSARECAGGSDGHKNMRLESEQNLSSFLNNSLINNDGVSDLIHHSEKSRVDSACFPTDFLEAYVSESDKSHKHCKKSEFWTVPCGKDTSYTQLSFPAGCELHEALGPASLKGSKYLDSLAQVNQDVKIMDMPDTVNTSQSTPEHLLEAMVANICHSSNNDVNSESSFYRSKQSAISSGKKPEVSIQNVTVNPESYSIDHPSLFREEKHHCLSSSSGVCGVMSSQGISSLCPSACSEQLERSSEPSKNIKKRARPGESCRPRPRDRQLIQDRIKELRELVPNGAKCSIDSLLERSIKHMLFLQSITKHADKLTKFADSKSKLHHVEADILGSSSSEQGSSWAMEVGGHLKVHSILVENLSKNGQMLVEMLCEEWSHFLEIAEAIRSLGLTIVKGATKTRDDKMLICFIVEVENNKNVHRLDILWPLVQILQSKSTAATVTG; encoded by the exons ATGGGTAGCAATTTGCATCAACTACTCAGAAGTCTTTGTTTCAATACTCATTGGAATTATGCTATATTTTGGAAGCTCAAGCATTGTGCTCCAAATCCAAT GATCTTAACATTGGAGGATGCTTACTGTGACAATTCGGATTATTTTGACGCTTCAGAAAATAAGACCTTGGAACAGATTAAGGGTGGGAAATTTTCACATGAAGCTTTGGGGTTAGCTGTGGCAAAAATGTCGTATAATGTTTACTCATTAGGGGAAGG TGTTGTTGGACAGGTAGCTGTTACTGGAAAACATCGGTGGATCTGTGCAGATGATCAAGTTACAAGTTCTGACTTGTCTTTTGAG TTTACTGATTTGTGGCAAACACAGTTTTCTGCTGGAATTAGG ACAATTGTTGTTGTGTCTGTAGTCCCACTCGGCGTTGTTCAGCTTGGATCTCTAATAAAA GTGAATGAAGATATGGGAGTTATTAATCATATAAGAAACCTTTTTTTGTTTACTCAAGATTACTCAATAGACCACATTCCTAGTCAAATACAACATAGTTTGAAGAGCTCTTCATCTCAT GATATTTTGATGGAAAAATCATCTTCAGATATTATGCCTGCATGCATGACGAATGAAACAGTGGATGTTTTGATGCCCCTTCAATGTTCTGGGAGGAACAGTGCAACTAATTCTGCTTATTGGGAAATGGGTGATGATGTGATCAAGCACGAAATACCCGAGCTCAATAGTGATGTGAGTCCCATTTTGCTTCAGTCGACGTTTGATATGATTAACGTGAAGCATCAGGAATTTGGAGAGATAAGGCCTCTAAGTGCGAGGGAGTGTGCAGGGGGCAGTGATGGCCACAAAAATATGAGATTAGAATCGGAACAAAATTTATCATCATTTTTGAACAATTCTCTTATAAATAATGATGGCGTCAGCGATTTGATACACCATTCAGAAAAGTCCAGAGTTGATTCTGCATGCTTTCCTACAGATTTTCTAGAAGCATATGTTTCAGAAAGTGACAAATCTCATAAACACTGCAAAAAGTCAGAGTTTTGGACTGTGCCTTGTGGCAAGGATACCTCCTATACACAGTTGAGTTTTCCGGCTGGCTGTGAACTACACGAAGCACTTGGACCAGCATCTTTGAAAGGGAGCAAATATTTGGATTCGCTGGCACAGGTTAATCAAGATGTGAAAATTATGGATATGCCAGACACAGTTAACACTAGTCAATCAACTCCAGAGCATCTTTTGGAAGCAATGGTGGCCAATATTTGTCACAGTAGTAATAATGATGTTAATAGTGAATCATCATTTTATAGATCAAAGCAATCTGCAATAAGTTCTGGCAAAAAACCTGAAGTTTCTATTCAAAATGTGACTGTTAATCCAGAAAGCTATTCAATAGATCATCCTTCTCTTTTCAGAGAGGAAAAACACCATTGTTTGAGCTCATCGTCAGGGGTATGTGGTGTTATGTCATCTCAAGGCATTTCATCTCTATGTCCTAGTGCTTGTAGTGAACAACTCGAAAGGTCATCTGAACCATCtaagaacatcaaaaagagagCTAGACCTGGAGAAAGTTGCAGACCTCGGCCAAGAGACAGGCAACTGATCCAAGATCGAATTAAGGAGCTGAGAGAGTTGGTTCCAAATGGTGCAAAG TGCAGTATTGATTCACTACTGGAGCGCTCGATAAAGCACATGCTCTTTCTGCAAAGCATAACTAAGCATGCTGACAAGCTAACAAAATTCGCTGATTCTAAATCAAAG TTGCATCATGTGGAAGCAGACATTCTTGGATCCTCTAGTAGTGAGCAGGGTTCAAGTTGGGCAATGGAGGTAGGGGGTCATCTAAAAGTTCATTCAATATTAGTGGAGAATCTTAGCAAGAACGGACAGATGCTTGTTGAG ATGCTATGTGAAGAATGGAGCCATTTTCTTGAAA